TATCAGAGGCGTTCCTCATCTCAGCACTTTGGAtctcacaggaaacaaactCACTGAGCTGCCTGCAGACGTCTTCAGCCACGCTCCACTCCAAAGCTTGGTGTTGAAGAACAATCAGATTGAAAAAGCAAATGCAGATTGGCTTGAGGACAACAGCAATCTCACCTGGTTGGACATATCTGGAAATCATTTGAGAAAGATCCCATCTGATTTGTTACAGAAGCTTCTGCACCTTGAGAACCTCGACCTTTCCAACAACCACCTGGAGGCAGTCTCTGCTAATTCTCTGGATCCGCTGACCAAACTGGAGAGGCTAAACCTGCAGGACAACAAGCTTGACAATGTGGATGCATCCATATTTCAGAGCACCCAGAACCTCACCCATCTCTTCCTGTCTCGGAACAAACTCAGCAAAATCCCCCAAAACCTGTTTCAGGGACTCACTCAGCTCAGAATCCTGAGTCTGGATGACAACCAGCTGAGCCACATCCCTCCAGGTTCATTGGACCAGCTGAACTCCCTGGATGATGACGGCCTGGACCTGACTGCTAACCCCTGGGTGTGTGATGGGAAGGTGGAGTACCTCTGGAGGTGGATtcagaagaacaaaaagaagatttttctcCCAGACAACATCATATGTGCTAAACCGGAATCTCTGTCGAACCGCTCAGTGTTGTCACTGACTGAAAGTGAACTAAACCTTCAGTcttaacatgtttgtttgtgtctcataTGATAATCTTCCTACTTTAGCCTGTCACTGATGTCTAATGTTTCAATCAGTTAAATATGTTTAAGTACCATGAATGTGTAATCAGATATGATGTGATTAAAGCATTTCAgactttgtctttctttgcaCTTCAATTGCAGAGAGAATGTGTTGTGAAAGAAATACTTGGACAGTGTGTTTAGTATATTTGACCACTTAATCCCTCAAAGACTGATGCCACTCATTACATGGAAAGCAGGAAAACCTTATCCTATGCTATACTGAATAAACTGAAGGCGAGGGTAGCAGTCTCTAATCCCCACCCTG
This genomic interval from Echeneis naucrates chromosome 24, fEcheNa1.1, whole genome shotgun sequence contains the following:
- the LOC115038047 gene encoding leucine-rich alpha-2-glycoprotein-like; protein product: MNTWCALSFLWLACFCHGALSCPDLCKCYSRRAEVVCNEVPLTEYPSEGLPKNTTMVTIQFTNITSITEQHINATPLLQGLHLYSNALQHLSSNFIRGVPHLSTLDLTGNKLTELPADVFSHAPLQSLVLKNNQIEKANADWLEDNSNLTWLDISGNHLRKIPSDLLQKLLHLENLDLSNNHLEAVSANSLDPLTKLERLNLQDNKLDNVDASIFQSTQNLTHLFLSRNKLSKIPQNLFQGLTQLRILSLDDNQLSHIPPGSLDQLNSLDDDGLDLTANPWVCDGKVEYLWRWIQKNKKKIFLPDNIICAKPESLSNRSVLSLTESELNLQS